A window of the Vicugna pacos chromosome 32, VicPac4, whole genome shotgun sequence genome harbors these coding sequences:
- the YDJC gene encoding carbohydrate deacetylase isoform X2 yields MARPRVRLVVTADDFGYCPRRDEGIVEAFLAGAVTSVSLLVNGAAAESAAELARRHRIPTGLHANLSEGLPVGPARHGVSSLLSPEGFFLGKMGFRKAVAAGDVVLTQVREELEAQLSRFRELLGRDPTHVDGHQHVHVLPGVCQVFAEALQTCGVSFTRLPLERGVGSCAWLEAPARSFASAVERDARAAMGPFAHHGLRWTDAFVGLSTCGRHMSAHRVSGALARALEGIPMSHAPTAELMTHPGYPSVPPAGGCGEGPDAFSCSWERLHELRILTAPALRAQLAKDGVELCALDNLDSKRPQEETPGEAILETFLEPSPP; encoded by the exons ATGGCCCGACCCCGCGTGCGGCTGGTGGTCACGGCGGACGACTTTGGCTACTGCCCGAGGCGCGACGAGGGCATCGTAGAAGCCTTCCTAGCGGGGGCTGTGACCAGCGTGTCCCTGCTGGTGAACGGCGCAGCGGCCGAGAGCGCGGCTGAGCTGGCCCGCAG GCATAGAATCCCCACGGGCCTCCACGCCAACCTATCCGAGGGCCTTCCAGTGGGCCCGGCTCGCCACGGCGTTTCGTCGCTGCTCAGCCCCGAAGGCTTCTTTCTCGGCAAGATGGGATTCCGAAAGGCGGTGGCGGCTGGAGACGTGGTCTTGACGCAG gtgCGGGAAGAGCTGGAGGCCCAGTTGAGCCGCTTCCGGGAATTACTGGGCAGGGACCCTACTCACGTGGACGGGCACCAGCATGTGCACGTGCTCCCAG GCGTGTGCCAGGTGTTCGCTGAGGCGCTGCAGACCTGCGGGGTGAGCTTCACGAGGCTGCCGCTGGAGCGCGGAGTGGGAAGCTGCGCCTGGCTCGAGGCCCCAGCGCGTTCTTTCGCCAGCGCCGTGGAGCGAGATGCCCGGGCTGCCATGGGCCCATTCGCCCACCATGGCCTGCG GTGGACCGATGCCTTCGTGGGCCTGAGCACCTGTGGCCGGCACATGTCTGCTCACCGGGTGTCAGGGGCGCTGGCTCGAGCCCTGGAAGGTATACCTATGAGCCATGCCCCCACAGCCGAGCTAATGACGCACCCTGGCTACCCGAGTGTGCCTCCTgctgggggctgcggggagggtcCTGACGCCTTttcctgctcttgggagcggctGCACGAGCTGCGCATCCTCACAGCGCCGGCGCTGCGGGCCCAGCTTGCCAAGGACGGGGTGGAGCTCTGTGCCCTCGACAACCTCGACTCCAAGAGGCCCCAAGAGGAGACCCCTGGTGAAGCCATTCTGGAAACGTTTCTGGAGCCCTCCCCACCATGA
- the YDJC gene encoding carbohydrate deacetylase isoform X1, protein MARPRVRLVVTADDFGYCPRRDEGIVEAFLAGAVTSVSLLVNGAAAESAAELARRHRIPTGLHANLSEGLPVGPARHGVSSLLSPEGFFLGKMGFRKAVAAGDVVLTQVREELEAQLSRFRELLGRDPTHVDGHQHVHVLPGAWVGASRPDAGMQQVPLPDSAPPAGVCQVFAEALQTCGVSFTRLPLERGVGSCAWLEAPARSFASAVERDARAAMGPFAHHGLRWTDAFVGLSTCGRHMSAHRVSGALARALEGIPMSHAPTAELMTHPGYPSVPPAGGCGEGPDAFSCSWERLHELRILTAPALRAQLAKDGVELCALDNLDSKRPQEETPGEAILETFLEPSPP, encoded by the exons ATGGCCCGACCCCGCGTGCGGCTGGTGGTCACGGCGGACGACTTTGGCTACTGCCCGAGGCGCGACGAGGGCATCGTAGAAGCCTTCCTAGCGGGGGCTGTGACCAGCGTGTCCCTGCTGGTGAACGGCGCAGCGGCCGAGAGCGCGGCTGAGCTGGCCCGCAG GCATAGAATCCCCACGGGCCTCCACGCCAACCTATCCGAGGGCCTTCCAGTGGGCCCGGCTCGCCACGGCGTTTCGTCGCTGCTCAGCCCCGAAGGCTTCTTTCTCGGCAAGATGGGATTCCGAAAGGCGGTGGCGGCTGGAGACGTGGTCTTGACGCAG gtgCGGGAAGAGCTGGAGGCCCAGTTGAGCCGCTTCCGGGAATTACTGGGCAGGGACCCTACTCACGTGGACGGGCACCAGCATGTGCACGTGCTCCCAGGTGCGTGGGTTGGTGCTTCCAGGCCGGACGCCGGTATGCAGCAGGTGCCTCTCCCTGACTCCGCCCCGCCCGCAGGCGTGTGCCAGGTGTTCGCTGAGGCGCTGCAGACCTGCGGGGTGAGCTTCACGAGGCTGCCGCTGGAGCGCGGAGTGGGAAGCTGCGCCTGGCTCGAGGCCCCAGCGCGTTCTTTCGCCAGCGCCGTGGAGCGAGATGCCCGGGCTGCCATGGGCCCATTCGCCCACCATGGCCTGCG GTGGACCGATGCCTTCGTGGGCCTGAGCACCTGTGGCCGGCACATGTCTGCTCACCGGGTGTCAGGGGCGCTGGCTCGAGCCCTGGAAGGTATACCTATGAGCCATGCCCCCACAGCCGAGCTAATGACGCACCCTGGCTACCCGAGTGTGCCTCCTgctgggggctgcggggagggtcCTGACGCCTTttcctgctcttgggagcggctGCACGAGCTGCGCATCCTCACAGCGCCGGCGCTGCGGGCCCAGCTTGCCAAGGACGGGGTGGAGCTCTGTGCCCTCGACAACCTCGACTCCAAGAGGCCCCAAGAGGAGACCCCTGGTGAAGCCATTCTGGAAACGTTTCTGGAGCCCTCCCCACCATGA
- the YDJC gene encoding carbohydrate deacetylase isoform X3, which translates to MARPRVRLVVTADDFGYCPRRDEGIVEAFLAGAVTSVSLLVNGAAAESAAELARRHRIPTGLHANLSEGLPVGPARHGVSSLLSPEGFFLGKMGFRKAVAAGDVVLTQVREELEAQLSRFRELLGRDPTHVDGHQHVHVLPGAWVGASRPDAGMQQVPLPDSAPPAGVCQVFAEALQTCGVSFTRLPLERGVGSCAWLEAPARSFASAVERDARAAMGPFAHHGLRAGAAGPACQGRGGALCPRQPRLQEAPRGDPW; encoded by the exons ATGGCCCGACCCCGCGTGCGGCTGGTGGTCACGGCGGACGACTTTGGCTACTGCCCGAGGCGCGACGAGGGCATCGTAGAAGCCTTCCTAGCGGGGGCTGTGACCAGCGTGTCCCTGCTGGTGAACGGCGCAGCGGCCGAGAGCGCGGCTGAGCTGGCCCGCAG GCATAGAATCCCCACGGGCCTCCACGCCAACCTATCCGAGGGCCTTCCAGTGGGCCCGGCTCGCCACGGCGTTTCGTCGCTGCTCAGCCCCGAAGGCTTCTTTCTCGGCAAGATGGGATTCCGAAAGGCGGTGGCGGCTGGAGACGTGGTCTTGACGCAG gtgCGGGAAGAGCTGGAGGCCCAGTTGAGCCGCTTCCGGGAATTACTGGGCAGGGACCCTACTCACGTGGACGGGCACCAGCATGTGCACGTGCTCCCAGGTGCGTGGGTTGGTGCTTCCAGGCCGGACGCCGGTATGCAGCAGGTGCCTCTCCCTGACTCCGCCCCGCCCGCAGGCGTGTGCCAGGTGTTCGCTGAGGCGCTGCAGACCTGCGGGGTGAGCTTCACGAGGCTGCCGCTGGAGCGCGGAGTGGGAAGCTGCGCCTGGCTCGAGGCCCCAGCGCGTTCTTTCGCCAGCGCCGTGGAGCGAGATGCCCGGGCTGCCATGGGCCCATTCGCCCACCATGGCCTGCG CGCCGGCGCTGCGGGCCCAGCTTGCCAAGGACGGGGTGGAGCTCTGTGCCCTCGACAACCTCGACTCCAAGAGGCCCCAAGAGGAGACCCCTGGTGA
- the YDJC gene encoding carbohydrate deacetylase isoform X4 has product MARPRVRLVVTADDFGYCPRRDEGIVEAFLAGAVTSVSLLVNGAAAESAAELARRHRIPTGLHANLSEGLPVGPARHGVSSLLSPEGFFLGKMGFRKAVAAGDVVLTQVREELEAQLSRFRELLGRDPTHVDGHQHVHVLPGAWVGASRPDAGMQQVPLPDSAPPAGVCQVFAEALQTCGVSFTRLPLERGVGSCAWLEAPARSFASAVERDARAAMGPFAHHGLRRANDAPWLPECASCWGLRGGS; this is encoded by the exons ATGGCCCGACCCCGCGTGCGGCTGGTGGTCACGGCGGACGACTTTGGCTACTGCCCGAGGCGCGACGAGGGCATCGTAGAAGCCTTCCTAGCGGGGGCTGTGACCAGCGTGTCCCTGCTGGTGAACGGCGCAGCGGCCGAGAGCGCGGCTGAGCTGGCCCGCAG GCATAGAATCCCCACGGGCCTCCACGCCAACCTATCCGAGGGCCTTCCAGTGGGCCCGGCTCGCCACGGCGTTTCGTCGCTGCTCAGCCCCGAAGGCTTCTTTCTCGGCAAGATGGGATTCCGAAAGGCGGTGGCGGCTGGAGACGTGGTCTTGACGCAG gtgCGGGAAGAGCTGGAGGCCCAGTTGAGCCGCTTCCGGGAATTACTGGGCAGGGACCCTACTCACGTGGACGGGCACCAGCATGTGCACGTGCTCCCAGGTGCGTGGGTTGGTGCTTCCAGGCCGGACGCCGGTATGCAGCAGGTGCCTCTCCCTGACTCCGCCCCGCCCGCAGGCGTGTGCCAGGTGTTCGCTGAGGCGCTGCAGACCTGCGGGGTGAGCTTCACGAGGCTGCCGCTGGAGCGCGGAGTGGGAAGCTGCGCCTGGCTCGAGGCCCCAGCGCGTTCTTTCGCCAGCGCCGTGGAGCGAGATGCCCGGGCTGCCATGGGCCCATTCGCCCACCATGGCCTGCG CCGAGCTAATGACGCACCCTGGCTACCCGAGTGTGCCTCCTgctgggggctgcggggagggtcCTGA
- the YDJC gene encoding carbohydrate deacetylase isoform X5 — MARPRVRLVVTADDFGYCPRRDEGIVEAFLAGAVTSVSLLVNGAAAESAAELARRHRIPTGLHANLSEGLPVGPARHGVSSLLSPEGFFLGKMGFRKAVAAGDVVLTQVREELEAQLSRFRELLGRDPTHVDGHQHVHVLPGAWVGASRPDAGMQQVPLPDSAPPAGVCQVFAEALQTCGVSFTRLPLERGVGSCAWLEAPARSFASAVERDARAAMGPFAHHGLRSTWPPA; from the exons ATGGCCCGACCCCGCGTGCGGCTGGTGGTCACGGCGGACGACTTTGGCTACTGCCCGAGGCGCGACGAGGGCATCGTAGAAGCCTTCCTAGCGGGGGCTGTGACCAGCGTGTCCCTGCTGGTGAACGGCGCAGCGGCCGAGAGCGCGGCTGAGCTGGCCCGCAG GCATAGAATCCCCACGGGCCTCCACGCCAACCTATCCGAGGGCCTTCCAGTGGGCCCGGCTCGCCACGGCGTTTCGTCGCTGCTCAGCCCCGAAGGCTTCTTTCTCGGCAAGATGGGATTCCGAAAGGCGGTGGCGGCTGGAGACGTGGTCTTGACGCAG gtgCGGGAAGAGCTGGAGGCCCAGTTGAGCCGCTTCCGGGAATTACTGGGCAGGGACCCTACTCACGTGGACGGGCACCAGCATGTGCACGTGCTCCCAGGTGCGTGGGTTGGTGCTTCCAGGCCGGACGCCGGTATGCAGCAGGTGCCTCTCCCTGACTCCGCCCCGCCCGCAGGCGTGTGCCAGGTGTTCGCTGAGGCGCTGCAGACCTGCGGGGTGAGCTTCACGAGGCTGCCGCTGGAGCGCGGAGTGGGAAGCTGCGCCTGGCTCGAGGCCCCAGCGCGTTCTTTCGCCAGCGCCGTGGAGCGAGATGCCCGGGCTGCCATGGGCCCATTCGCCCACCATGGCCTGCG ATCCACCTGGCCCCCGGCCTAG